A stretch of the Streptomyces sp. NBC_00078 genome encodes the following:
- a CDS encoding deoxyribodipyrimidine photo-lyase, with protein MNVSVVLFTADLRVYDHPPLLAAHEADEVVPLFVRDRAVADCGFAAPNRLAFLADSLRDLDNALRERGGRLIVRSGDIVDEVCKVVAETDAGEVHMAGDVSAYAHLRERRLRRALESQGRRLHVHDTVTTAVAPGEVTPASSDHFAVFTPYFRQWSKVHQRDPLAAPRTVRVPDGTGSETLPSRSGVPGLSEGLAAGGEAEGRKRLTAWLRGGIGTYEDRHDDLAGDATSRLSSHLHFGTLSPVELVHRARRAGGPGGEAFVRQIAWRDFHRQVLAARPGAASSDYRTKHDRWRSGREAREDVEAWQEGRTGYPVVDAAMRQLRYEGWMHNRGRLLTASFLTKTLYVDWRVGARHFLDLLVDGDIANNQMNWQWMAGTGTDSRPNRVLNPVTQGRRYDPDGAYVRRWVPELAGIDGPAVHEPWKQRGLDRAGLDDYPDPIVELSEGLTRFRQARGRD; from the coding sequence ATGAACGTCTCGGTCGTCCTGTTCACCGCCGACCTGCGTGTGTACGACCATCCGCCGCTGCTGGCGGCGCACGAGGCCGATGAGGTGGTCCCCCTCTTCGTGCGCGACAGGGCCGTCGCGGACTGCGGGTTCGCCGCGCCCAACCGGCTGGCGTTCCTCGCCGACAGCCTGCGCGACCTCGACAACGCTCTGCGGGAGCGGGGCGGCCGCCTGATCGTGCGCTCGGGCGACATCGTCGACGAGGTGTGCAAGGTGGTCGCCGAGACGGACGCCGGCGAGGTGCACATGGCGGGCGATGTCAGCGCCTACGCGCATCTGCGTGAGCGCCGGCTGCGCCGCGCCCTGGAGTCGCAGGGGCGGCGGCTGCACGTCCACGACACGGTGACCACGGCCGTCGCCCCCGGCGAGGTCACTCCGGCCTCCTCGGACCACTTCGCCGTCTTCACGCCCTATTTCCGGCAGTGGTCCAAGGTCCACCAGCGCGACCCGCTCGCCGCGCCGCGCACCGTACGCGTCCCGGACGGCACGGGCTCCGAGACGCTCCCTTCCCGCTCCGGCGTGCCGGGCCTGTCCGAGGGACTGGCGGCCGGTGGCGAGGCGGAGGGCCGCAAGCGCCTGACCGCCTGGCTGCGCGGCGGGATCGGCACGTACGAGGACCGGCACGACGACCTGGCCGGTGACGCCACCTCCCGCCTCTCGTCCCACCTGCACTTCGGCACCCTCTCCCCCGTCGAACTGGTCCACCGGGCACGAAGGGCGGGCGGTCCGGGCGGCGAGGCCTTCGTCCGGCAGATCGCCTGGCGCGACTTCCACCGTCAGGTCCTGGCCGCCCGGCCCGGCGCGGCGAGCTCCGACTACCGCACGAAGCACGACCGTTGGCGCTCCGGGCGCGAGGCTCGCGAGGACGTCGAGGCCTGGCAGGAGGGCCGCACCGGCTACCCCGTCGTCGACGCGGCGATGCGCCAGCTGCGGTACGAGGGCTGGATGCACAACCGGGGCCGCCTGCTGACCGCGAGTTTCCTCACCAAGACCCTGTACGTCGACTGGCGCGTGGGCGCCCGCCACTTCCTGGACCTCCTCGTCGACGGTGACATCGCCAACAACCAGATGAACTGGCAGTGGATGGCGGGCACCGGCACCGACAGCCGCCCCAACCGTGTCCTCAATCCCGTCACCCAGGGCAGGCGCTACGACCCTGACGGGGCCTACGTCCGCCGCTGGGTCCCCGAACTCGCCGGGATCGACGGCCCGGCGGTACACGAGCCGTGGAAGCAGCGGGGCCTCGACCGTGCCGGACTCGACGACTACCCGGACCCGATCGTCGAACTGTCCGAGGGCCTCACCCGGTTCAGGCAGGCCCGCGGCCGCGACTGA
- a CDS encoding SPW repeat protein encodes MADVSHTRGDMTSHPDVPEMRARYARMLGGRDVALVDGPVFLLGLYCAVSPWILHYTTSQPALVTHNLIIGIAIGLLALGFTRAPERMYGLSWAFCAVGVWMIIAPWVAGDGPDAGVILNNVIIGALALVLGSLCAATAARSAPRA; translated from the coding sequence ATGGCCGATGTCTCACACACCAGAGGGGACATGACGAGCCACCCCGACGTTCCCGAAATGCGGGCGCGGTATGCCCGCATGCTCGGCGGTCGCGATGTGGCGCTCGTGGACGGACCGGTGTTCCTTCTCGGTCTGTACTGCGCCGTTTCGCCATGGATACTCCACTACACGACGAGCCAGCCCGCGCTCGTGACGCACAACCTGATCATCGGCATAGCGATCGGCCTGCTGGCCCTCGGGTTCACCCGGGCTCCCGAGCGCATGTACGGCCTCAGCTGGGCGTTCTGCGCGGTGGGCGTATGGATGATCATCGCGCCCTGGGTGGCCGGTGACGGCCCGGACGCGGGTGTGATCCTGAACAACGTCATCATCGGCGCGCTCGCCCTCGTCCTGGGTTCGCTGTGCGCCGCAACGGCGGCGCGGAGCGCTCCGAGGGCGTAG
- a CDS encoding APC family permease has protein sequence MSGSPSSPPPTGGFVRRVGLFPATAINMSQMCGIGPFVTIPLMVAAFGGPQAVIGFIAGAVLALADGLVWAELGAAMPGSGGSYVYLRQAFQYRTGRLMPFLFVWTAMLFIPLIMSTGVVGFVQYLGYLAPDLGKTSGDLVGLGMIALVVILLWRGIEHIARITAVMWAVMITSVLLVILAAATDFSAHLAFTYPAHAFDLGSNHFWLGFAGGLTIGIYDYLGYNTTAYMGAEIKDPGRTLPRSIIFSILGIMAIYLLLQIGTLGVIDWHRMIDADDIASTSVASAVLEKTWGKGAADTVTVLILITAFASVFTGLLGGSRVPYDAARERVFFRPYARLHPQHRFPMLGLATMGVITAVGFLIGRHTDLATLIQLLTTVMVIVQALAQIIALTVLRRRQPALHRPYRMWLYPVPSIIAFVGWCVIYGYADRNSPGRHPIEWSLAWLGLGCVAFVLWARFEKVWPFGPKEISQEYLAPVQPGASPTGV, from the coding sequence ATGTCCGGTAGTCCGTCCAGTCCGCCACCCACGGGCGGTTTCGTCCGCCGTGTCGGCCTCTTCCCGGCCACCGCCATCAACATGAGCCAGATGTGCGGCATCGGCCCGTTCGTCACGATCCCGCTCATGGTCGCCGCGTTCGGCGGCCCGCAGGCGGTGATCGGCTTCATCGCCGGCGCGGTCCTCGCGCTCGCCGACGGGCTGGTCTGGGCCGAGCTGGGCGCGGCGATGCCCGGCTCCGGCGGCAGCTACGTCTATCTGCGCCAGGCCTTCCAGTACCGCACGGGGCGGCTCATGCCGTTCCTCTTCGTCTGGACGGCCATGCTGTTCATCCCGCTGATCATGTCGACGGGCGTGGTCGGCTTCGTCCAGTACCTCGGATACCTCGCCCCGGACCTGGGCAAGACGTCCGGCGACCTGGTCGGCCTCGGCATGATCGCGCTGGTCGTGATCCTGCTGTGGCGCGGCATCGAGCACATCGCCCGGATCACCGCCGTGATGTGGGCGGTCATGATCACATCCGTCCTGCTGGTCATCCTGGCCGCCGCGACGGACTTCAGCGCACATCTCGCCTTCACCTACCCGGCGCACGCCTTCGACCTGGGCAGCAACCACTTCTGGCTGGGCTTCGCCGGCGGCCTGACCATCGGCATCTACGACTACCTCGGCTACAACACGACGGCCTACATGGGCGCCGAGATCAAGGATCCCGGACGCACCCTGCCCCGCTCCATCATCTTCTCCATCCTCGGCATCATGGCGATCTACCTGCTGCTGCAGATCGGCACGCTCGGCGTGATCGACTGGCATCGCATGATCGACGCCGACGACATCGCCTCCACGTCCGTCGCGTCGGCCGTGCTGGAGAAGACGTGGGGCAAGGGAGCGGCCGACACGGTCACCGTGCTCATCCTGATCACGGCGTTCGCCTCGGTCTTCACCGGACTCCTGGGCGGCTCCCGCGTCCCGTACGACGCGGCCCGCGAGCGGGTCTTCTTCCGCCCCTACGCCAGGCTGCACCCCCAACACCGCTTCCCGATGCTGGGCCTGGCGACGATGGGTGTGATCACGGCCGTGGGCTTCCTGATCGGCCGGCACACGGACCTGGCGACGCTGATCCAGTTGCTCACGACGGTGATGGTGATCGTCCAGGCACTGGCCCAGATCATCGCGCTGACGGTACTGCGCAGGCGGCAGCCGGCACTCCACCGGCCGTACCGTATGTGGCTCTACCCGGTGCCGAGCATCATCGCCTTCGTCGGCTGGTGCGTGATCTACGGCTACGCCGACAGGAACTCGCCGGGCCGCCATCCCATCGAGTGGTCGCTGGCCTGGCTGGGCCTGGGCTGTGTGGCCTTCGTGCTGTGGGCACGCTTCGAGAAGGTGTGGCCGTTCGGACCGAAGGAGATCTCGCAGGAGTATCTGGCCCCGGTACAACCGGGCGCGTCACCGACGGGCGTGTGA
- a CDS encoding ROK family transcriptional regulator encodes MPASDAMDQQEQPWNRRRLRSTNERLLLDRLRAGGAASRAQLARETGLSKPTVSSVLAALEAAGLVHEVGTLAPERGRTAVLYAPDPAAGHVLGIDIGRSWLRVAVADLDGGVVARSDVRNRARSSAAMAELVVATARQVVAGSGVAPDEVVHAVVGTPGVYDEKQRRVRYAMHLPGWGRAGLFDRMREELGIPLEVHNDANLAALGEYAYGVGTGSRLFAYILIGTGLGMGVVSEGRLFTGAHGLAGEIGFLPWPGQQKPERLEDAVSGVAVVEAARRFGMSGQLTAKAVFDAARQGNDAAVKAVRLEGERIAHTVAAAAAVLDPDLVVLGGGVAHSVDLLLHPVREHLRALTPLRPRVVPSRLGEDAVLLGAVATALGTARDVVFERRSAAS; translated from the coding sequence ATGCCCGCCAGTGATGCCATGGACCAGCAGGAACAGCCCTGGAACCGTCGGCGGCTGCGCAGCACCAACGAGCGGCTCCTGCTCGACCGACTGCGCGCCGGCGGCGCCGCGTCACGCGCCCAACTGGCCCGCGAGACCGGCCTGTCCAAACCGACGGTCTCCAGCGTGCTCGCCGCACTGGAGGCGGCCGGACTGGTCCACGAGGTCGGCACCCTCGCCCCCGAGCGCGGCCGCACCGCAGTCCTGTACGCACCGGACCCGGCGGCCGGCCATGTCCTCGGCATCGACATCGGCCGCAGCTGGCTGCGGGTTGCCGTCGCCGACCTGGACGGCGGCGTCGTCGCGCGCTCCGACGTGCGCAACCGGGCCCGCAGCTCGGCCGCGATGGCCGAGCTGGTGGTGGCGACGGCCCGCCAGGTCGTCGCCGGTTCGGGCGTGGCCCCGGACGAGGTGGTGCACGCGGTGGTGGGCACGCCCGGCGTGTACGACGAGAAGCAGCGCCGGGTGCGCTACGCGATGCACCTGCCGGGCTGGGGGCGCGCCGGGCTGTTCGACCGGATGCGCGAGGAGCTGGGCATCCCCCTGGAGGTCCACAACGACGCCAACCTGGCGGCGCTCGGCGAGTACGCGTACGGCGTCGGCACGGGCAGCCGGCTCTTCGCGTACATCCTGATCGGGACCGGCCTCGGGATGGGCGTGGTCAGTGAGGGGCGGCTGTTCACGGGGGCGCACGGGCTGGCCGGGGAGATCGGGTTCCTGCCGTGGCCGGGGCAGCAGAAGCCGGAGCGGCTGGAGGATGCGGTGTCGGGGGTGGCCGTCGTCGAGGCGGCGCGCAGGTTCGGCATGAGCGGGCAGCTCACCGCGAAGGCCGTGTTCGACGCGGCCCGGCAGGGAAACGACGCGGCGGTCAAGGCGGTCCGGCTGGAGGGCGAGCGCATCGCGCACACGGTGGCGGCGGCCGCGGCCGTGCTCGACCCGGATCTCGTGGTCCTCGGCGGCGGCGTGGCCCACAGTGTGGATCTGCTGCTGCACCCGGTGCGCGAGCACCTGCGGGCGCTCACCCCCCTGCGGCCCAGGGTCGTACCCAGCCGGCTCGGCGAGGACGCGGTGCTGCTGGGCGCGGTGGCCACGGCACTCGGGACCGCACGGGACGTCGTGTTCGAGCGCAGGTCGGCGGCGTCCTGA
- a CDS encoding sugar-binding domain-containing protein: MNGHRLATAAVVLGLLGSLATGARAGAHEHRQGPHARPTLVSSAPGSTTPLDGYTVQSTAKVPDPAADVSSPGYPATGWYPAGPRSTVLATLLANGVYADPFYSTNQQKIPRADFQVPWWYRSDFRVADTSERTYLDFSGVVSAADVYLNGRQVATAKDVTGAYTRHELDVTSLVRSGTNTVAFRIRPNDPGKNLTMGWIDWLQPPPDENMGIVRDVLVRRGGPVALRDAHVVTKLDVPSLASADLTVKAQVRNDSGAPETTAVAGSIGATTFGKSVTLAAHETKTVTFAPSDVPGLHLASPKVWWPAGMGGQPLYDLNLTVSDSGTVSDTAHQAFGIRDVQAPLNSDGARQYRINGRKLLIKGGGWSPDEYLRWDRTHVEDRLKYALDLGLNTIRLEGHLEPDEFFDLADRYGILTLPGWECCDKWEGQVNGGEPGDKWTAADYRVARASMAAEAVRLRDHPSVISFLVGSDFAPDATIEKNYLDALKAADWPTPVVSAASDNSSPQLGSSGMKMTGPYDWVPPNYWYAKREGGATGFNSETSAGPDIPTLDTLHRMMTPAELDTLWKNPDAKQYHRSPSSTFGTLKLYDDALTGRYGAPTSLADYVRKAQLAQYENVRAQFEAYERGATDSSKPATGVVYWMFNSGWTSLHWQLMDHQLDQGGAYFGAKKANEPLHVQYSYDDRSVVVVNNRHAAATELTARATVFNPDGTQKYDRTVTGMQVSGDGAHGTALTLPASVSGLSTTYLVRLTLADASGKEVSRNVYWLSTGPDTLDWAHTDWYYTPTTSYADLRGLSGMARVPVSAAASTDMSGGTATTTVTVRNTGGGMTPSLLTDVHLVDATGKPVLPVEWSDNQVSLWPGETATLTATYRTADLHGSAPRVRVSGWNTPEQTVPAG; this comes from the coding sequence GTGAACGGACACCGTCTCGCCACGGCCGCCGTAGTCCTGGGGCTGCTGGGTTCGCTGGCGACCGGCGCCCGGGCCGGAGCACACGAGCATCGGCAGGGACCGCACGCGCGGCCCACCCTGGTCTCCTCCGCGCCCGGCAGCACGACCCCTCTCGACGGCTACACGGTGCAGTCGACGGCCAAGGTCCCGGACCCGGCGGCCGACGTGTCCTCCCCCGGCTACCCGGCGACCGGCTGGTATCCGGCCGGCCCCCGCTCCACCGTCCTCGCGACCCTGCTGGCGAACGGCGTGTACGCCGACCCGTTCTATTCGACGAACCAGCAGAAGATCCCCAGGGCCGACTTCCAGGTCCCCTGGTGGTACCGCTCCGACTTCAGGGTCGCCGACACCTCCGAGCGCACCTACCTCGACTTCAGCGGTGTGGTCTCGGCAGCCGACGTCTACCTCAACGGCCGGCAGGTCGCCACGGCGAAGGACGTGACCGGCGCCTACACCCGGCACGAGCTGGACGTGACCTCGCTGGTCCGGTCGGGTACGAACACCGTCGCCTTCCGGATCCGGCCCAACGATCCGGGCAAGAACCTCACGATGGGCTGGATCGACTGGCTGCAGCCGCCGCCCGACGAGAACATGGGCATCGTGCGTGACGTCCTCGTCCGGCGCGGCGGCCCGGTCGCGCTGCGCGACGCCCACGTGGTGACCAAGCTGGACGTGCCCTCGCTGGCCTCGGCCGACCTGACGGTCAAGGCGCAGGTCCGCAACGACTCCGGCGCACCGGAGACGACAGCGGTCGCCGGCAGCATCGGCGCCACGACGTTCGGGAAGAGCGTCACACTGGCCGCGCACGAGACGAAGACAGTCACGTTCGCCCCGTCCGACGTCCCCGGCCTCCATCTGGCCTCGCCGAAGGTGTGGTGGCCGGCCGGAATGGGCGGCCAGCCTCTGTACGACCTGAATCTCACCGTCTCGGACTCCGGCACCGTCTCGGACACAGCGCACCAGGCCTTCGGTATCCGCGACGTCCAGGCGCCGCTGAACTCCGATGGTGCGCGCCAGTACCGCATCAACGGCCGCAAGCTGCTGATCAAGGGGGGCGGCTGGTCGCCGGACGAGTACCTGCGCTGGGACCGGACCCATGTCGAGGACCGGCTGAAGTACGCCCTGGACCTCGGCCTGAACACCATCCGCCTCGAAGGTCACCTCGAACCGGACGAGTTCTTCGACCTCGCCGACCGCTACGGCATCCTGACGCTGCCGGGCTGGGAGTGCTGCGACAAGTGGGAGGGCCAGGTCAACGGCGGCGAGCCCGGCGACAAGTGGACCGCCGCCGACTATCGGGTCGCGAGGGCGTCGATGGCCGCAGAGGCCGTCCGGCTGCGCGATCACCCGAGCGTGATCTCCTTCCTCGTCGGCAGCGACTTCGCGCCCGACGCGACGATCGAGAAGAACTACCTCGACGCCCTGAAGGCCGCCGACTGGCCGACCCCCGTCGTTTCCGCCGCGTCCGACAACTCCTCGCCGCAATTGGGGAGTTCGGGCATGAAGATGACGGGCCCGTACGACTGGGTCCCGCCGAACTACTGGTACGCCAAGCGCGAGGGCGGCGCGACCGGCTTCAACTCCGAGACCAGCGCGGGTCCCGACATCCCCACCCTCGACACCCTGCACCGCATGATGACCCCGGCCGAACTCGACACCCTCTGGAAGAATCCGGACGCCAAGCAGTACCACCGCTCACCGTCGTCGACCTTCGGCACCCTGAAGCTCTACGACGACGCCCTCACCGGCCGCTACGGCGCCCCGACGAGCCTGGCCGACTACGTCCGCAAGGCCCAGCTCGCCCAGTACGAGAACGTCCGCGCCCAGTTCGAGGCCTACGAGCGGGGCGCCACCGACTCCTCGAAGCCCGCGACCGGCGTCGTCTACTGGATGTTCAACAGCGGCTGGACCTCGCTGCACTGGCAGCTGATGGATCATCAGCTCGACCAGGGCGGCGCCTACTTCGGGGCGAAGAAGGCGAACGAACCGCTGCACGTCCAGTACTCCTACGACGACCGCTCGGTGGTCGTGGTCAACAACCGGCACGCGGCCGCCACCGAACTCACCGCCCGTGCCACGGTGTTCAACCCCGACGGCACGCAGAAGTACGACAGGACCGTGACCGGCATGCAGGTGAGCGGCGACGGCGCGCACGGCACCGCGCTCACCCTGCCGGCGTCGGTGAGCGGGCTGTCGACGACGTATCTGGTGCGCCTGACCCTGGCCGACGCCTCCGGCAAGGAGGTCAGCCGCAACGTCTACTGGCTGTCCACCGGGCCGGACACCCTCGACTGGGCCCACACCGACTGGTACTACACGCCGACGACGAGCTACGCCGATCTCAGGGGCCTGAGCGGGATGGCGCGGGTGCCGGTGTCGGCGGCGGCGTCGACGGACATGTCGGGCGGGACGGCGACCACGACGGTGACCGTACGCAACACGGGCGGCGGAATGACACCTTCGTTGCTCACCGACGTCCATCTCGTCGACGCGACGGGGAAGCCCGTACTGCCCGTCGAGTGGTCGGACAACCAGGTCAGCCTGTGGCCCGGCGAGACGGCGACCCTCACCGCCACGTACCGGACCGCGGATCTGCACGGGTCGGCACCACGGGTGCGGGTCTCCGGCTGGAACACTCCGGAGCAGACGGTTCCCGCCGGATGA
- a CDS encoding hydrolase — protein MPGLTRSRHRLTTALAAFGLLTAAAAAQATVTATPAHAATTHRVLFDDGHAEEAGNADWIISTGKPDPLSQDSSPSAETDWTGALSSWGVALQKTGGYSLKTATSALTYGGSSTTDLSKFDTLVLPEPNTLFTAAEKTAIMNFVKNGGGLFMISDHTGADRNNDGEDAVEILNDLMTNNSVDSTDPFGFSIDTLDVKSGYPAAISDSGDPVLHGSFGTVTKSLIADGTTATLKPSDNSAVKGLVYRSGYSGNTGAFFLTSTFGSGRVAFWGDSSPIDDGTGQSGNTLYDGWNDTGATNAALALNATAWLAGDGSSGGGDGGGGSGTCTAAQLLGNNGFESGSTTWSASSGVITNSSSQSARTGSYYAWLDGYGTATTDALSQSVTIPSGCTTAALSFYLHIDTAETTTSTAYDTLKVQVLNSSGTVLGTLATYSNLNAAGGYTQRSFSLASYAGQTVTLRFTGTEGSTLQTSFVIDDTALNVS, from the coding sequence ATGCCCGGACTCACCAGATCCCGCCACAGACTCACCACCGCCCTGGCCGCGTTCGGTCTGCTCACCGCGGCGGCCGCCGCTCAGGCAACCGTCACCGCCACCCCCGCCCACGCGGCCACGACGCATCGCGTCCTGTTCGACGACGGCCACGCCGAAGAGGCGGGCAACGCCGACTGGATCATCTCCACCGGCAAGCCCGACCCGCTCTCCCAGGATTCCTCCCCGTCCGCCGAGACGGACTGGACCGGCGCGCTCTCGTCGTGGGGCGTCGCCCTCCAGAAGACCGGCGGCTACAGCCTCAAGACCGCCACGAGCGCCCTCACTTACGGCGGCTCGTCCACCACGGACCTGTCGAAGTTCGACACCCTCGTCCTGCCGGAGCCCAACACCCTCTTCACCGCCGCCGAGAAGACTGCGATCATGAACTTCGTCAAGAACGGCGGCGGACTGTTCATGATCTCCGACCACACCGGCGCCGACCGCAACAACGACGGTGAGGACGCGGTCGAGATCCTCAACGACCTGATGACCAACAACAGCGTCGACTCGACCGACCCGTTCGGCTTCTCCATCGACACACTGGACGTCAAGTCGGGCTACCCGGCCGCGATCAGTGACAGCGGCGACCCCGTGCTGCACGGTTCCTTCGGCACCGTCACCAAGAGCCTGATCGCCGACGGCACGACGGCCACTCTCAAACCGTCCGACAACTCCGCCGTCAAGGGCCTGGTGTACCGCAGCGGTTACTCGGGCAACACGGGTGCCTTTTTCCTCACCAGCACCTTCGGCAGCGGCCGCGTCGCCTTCTGGGGCGACAGCTCACCGATCGACGACGGCACCGGCCAGTCCGGCAACACCCTCTACGACGGCTGGAACGACACCGGTGCCACCAACGCGGCCCTCGCCCTCAACGCCACCGCCTGGCTCGCCGGCGACGGCAGCAGCGGAGGCGGCGACGGCGGCGGCGGTTCCGGCACCTGCACCGCCGCCCAGCTGCTCGGCAACAACGGCTTCGAGTCGGGCAGCACCACCTGGAGCGCCTCCAGCGGCGTCATCACCAACTCCAGCAGCCAGTCGGCGCGTACGGGCTCGTACTACGCCTGGCTGGACGGCTACGGAACCGCCACCACCGACGCGCTCTCCCAGTCGGTGACCATCCCGTCCGGCTGCACCACCGCCGCCCTCAGCTTCTACCTGCACATCGACACGGCGGAGACGACCACCAGCACGGCGTACGACACGCTCAAGGTCCAGGTCCTCAACAGTTCGGGGACCGTGCTCGGCACGCTTGCGACCTACTCCAACCTGAACGCCGCCGGAGGCTACACCCAGCGCAGCTTCAGCCTCGCGAGCTACGCCGGTCAGACCGTCACGCTCAGGTTCACCGGCACCGAGGGCTCCACCCTGCAGACGTCGTTCGTCATCGACGACACGGCACTCAACGTCAGCTGA
- a CDS encoding GlsB/YeaQ/YmgE family stress response membrane protein has protein sequence MEISGIISAIVIGIVIGVLGRLVVPGRQRIGILLTIVVGIVAALIGSAIASAFDVSDTKGIDWIEWLIQIGLAALGVAALDRSKARR, from the coding sequence ATGGAGATCTCAGGCATCATCAGTGCCATCGTGATCGGCATCGTCATCGGTGTGCTGGGCCGGCTCGTCGTCCCGGGACGACAGCGCATCGGCATCCTGCTGACGATCGTCGTCGGCATCGTGGCCGCGCTGATCGGCTCGGCGATCGCCAGCGCGTTCGACGTGTCCGACACCAAGGGCATCGACTGGATCGAGTGGCTCATCCAGATCGGCCTCGCCGCACTCGGCGTGGCCGCGCTGGACCGGTCGAAGGCACGCCGCTGA
- a CDS encoding NAD(P)-dependent oxidoreductase: MTTIPKNQKNQSILLAGASGILGGHITRALTEAGHKVTGLGRGPANGVRADLMDRDALLRAVDGQHFDTVIHAATALRKAPMRHRDMHATDALRVAGTAHLVEAAQTTGADRFVCESMVFGYGYGDFGDHVITEDDQFGPHGTTPELERHIEGMRIKEQLTFEARGLAGISLRFGLFYGPGGTDAVLLMLRKRQLPAPGDHGRVLAWVELTDAARAMVAAVENGSSGQAYNIADRTPLGFRSHVLCVAEEFGLPRPMTVPLWMTRPMSYAHTIMRANMRVSSAKAERELGWTPRYPSSRDGLAALAAVR; the protein is encoded by the coding sequence ATGACGACGATCCCGAAGAACCAGAAGAACCAGAGCATCCTCCTCGCCGGCGCGAGCGGCATCCTCGGCGGCCACATCACCCGGGCCCTGACCGAGGCCGGCCACAAGGTCACCGGCCTCGGCCGCGGGCCCGCCAACGGCGTCAGGGCCGACCTCATGGACCGCGACGCCCTGCTGCGGGCCGTCGACGGACAGCACTTCGACACCGTCATCCACGCCGCGACCGCTCTGCGCAAGGCGCCCATGCGCCACCGGGACATGCACGCCACCGATGCGCTGCGCGTCGCCGGCACCGCCCACCTGGTGGAGGCCGCGCAGACCACCGGCGCCGACCGCTTCGTGTGCGAGTCGATGGTCTTCGGCTACGGCTACGGAGACTTCGGCGACCATGTGATCACCGAGGACGACCAGTTCGGCCCGCACGGCACCACCCCGGAGCTGGAACGGCACATCGAGGGCATGCGCATCAAGGAGCAACTCACCTTCGAGGCAAGGGGGTTGGCGGGCATCTCGCTGCGCTTCGGCCTGTTCTACGGTCCCGGCGGCACCGATGCCGTCCTGCTCATGCTGCGCAAGCGGCAGCTGCCCGCCCCAGGTGACCACGGCCGGGTCCTCGCGTGGGTCGAACTCACCGACGCGGCGCGGGCGATGGTCGCCGCGGTCGAGAACGGCAGCTCGGGACAGGCGTACAACATCGCCGACCGCACCCCGCTCGGATTCCGCTCCCACGTCCTGTGCGTGGCCGAGGAGTTCGGCCTGCCCAGGCCGATGACCGTGCCGCTGTGGATGACCAGGCCGATGTCCTACGCGCACACGATCATGCGGGCGAACATGCGCGTCTCGTCGGCGAAGGCGGAACGGGAACTGGGCTGGACACCCCGGTACCCGTCCAGCCGGGACGGTCTCGCCGCGCTGGCGGCCGTCCGGTGA
- a CDS encoding GNAT family N-acetyltransferase, with protein MDHAGVLALFDHDMREGARPDGLDARVERVGGVVRRVASARGWNGVVWSDLAEADADAVIAGQIAYFSRLGLEFEWKLYGHDLPVDLGQRLRAAGFEPEPGETLMIAEAARLDLDAEPPEGIRLLPVTDAAGVDLLVDVHEQAFGADGSRMRHQLLARLTGEPDTIVATVALAGDVPVSAARMELVPGTRFAGLWGGGTVEAWRGRGVYRALVAHRARAAVERGYRYLQVDASSQSRPILERMGFAPLTTTTPYTYVP; from the coding sequence ATGGATCATGCCGGGGTGCTCGCTCTCTTCGACCACGACATGCGTGAAGGCGCCCGGCCCGACGGGCTCGACGCGCGCGTCGAGCGGGTCGGCGGTGTGGTGCGCCGGGTTGCCTCGGCGCGCGGCTGGAACGGGGTGGTGTGGTCCGACCTGGCCGAGGCGGACGCGGACGCGGTGATCGCCGGGCAGATCGCGTACTTCTCCCGGCTGGGCCTCGAGTTCGAGTGGAAGCTGTACGGGCACGACCTGCCGGTGGATCTGGGGCAGCGGCTCAGGGCCGCCGGTTTCGAGCCCGAGCCCGGGGAGACGCTGATGATCGCCGAGGCCGCCCGCCTCGACCTCGATGCCGAACCGCCCGAGGGCATCCGCCTGCTGCCCGTCACCGACGCGGCGGGCGTCGACCTGCTCGTGGACGTGCACGAGCAGGCCTTCGGCGCCGACGGCTCCCGGATGCGCCACCAGCTGCTCGCCCGGCTGACGGGTGAGCCGGACACGATCGTCGCCACCGTCGCCCTCGCCGGCGACGTACCGGTGAGCGCGGCCCGCATGGAGCTCGTCCCCGGCACCCGCTTCGCCGGCCTGTGGGGCGGCGGCACCGTGGAGGCCTGGCGCGGCCGGGGTGTCTACCGCGCCCTGGTCGCACACCGGGCCCGCGCCGCAGTGGAGCGCGGCTACCGCTACCTCCAGGTCGATGCCTCCAGCCAGAGCCGCCCCATCCTCGAACGCATGGGCTTCGCGCCACTGACCACGACGACGCCGTACACGTACGTGCCCTAG